In Cotesia glomerata isolate CgM1 linkage group LG3, MPM_Cglom_v2.3, whole genome shotgun sequence, one genomic interval encodes:
- the LOC123261183 gene encoding glycine-rich cell wall structural protein-like isoform X2 yields MATSKLSFGLLALLVLTTNAQVFRNRRFASSSSSSSSSSSSGLRDGQTYTKTDTKTTGLGKADANAAAMNHDGIYFNDGDQGSYHGGFHGGAGGLDYGFGGGGVGGAGHQYNNGGGNYRGEGHGGLGGTTGGYHGNAGLGGFGSGNGGYTGNGGHGGHGGYHGSGGYKVPIYSQGGTIPTNGYTGTGSGASATAGASSQANGAGFGGPGKGGNYHQGGYHSGGGGGGGGFEHDIGFGGLGTNVLGTGNGDHGLNVGFGVGGGFTPDSGFGVVGGGHKGHGGVSGSAEGHSSAGGHGNSGGFGLTDGHTGSAGSYGGGGGSYGIGGGNGADSSAGGHGSSGGFGHAGSGGSYGNGGGTFGIGSGHGGVSGSAEGHSSAGGHGNSGGFGISDGHTGPTSVGHGTGGGSFGIDGGHGDFGINGGYKEQGGFGTGGTGGYGGGSGFGSNSNVNANSNANANANANANAQSQAGGVGGGGGGFQYPSGGYNHQGSGGVGFKLPPLDPCFAPGSINCPVHGQQQGYGHGYNNQGASGGYNNHGNTGYHGYGGSPSYGGGSGSSSAVANSNANAQGPNTKADANANALSNGFGGPAIANAHASANTNGGGFGDPFFHSRLGDEADKEQPSDSSKKAPEVNQSGTFEGAKGVYSSSSSGVDNSGKGTYHVEAGKIN; encoded by the exons ATGGCAACAAGTAAACTAAGTTTCGGGCTCCTGGCCCTCCTGGTTTTAACTACCAATGCTCAAG TTTTCCGTAACAGAAGATTTGCGAGTTCATCAAGCAGCTCATCATCCAGCTCGAGTAGTGGTTTAAGAGATGGTCAAACTTACACCAAAACCGACACCAAGACGACGGGTCTCGGCAAAGCAGACGCTAATGCTGCGGCGATGAACCATGATGGAATATATTTTAACGACGGTGATCAAGGTTCATATCACGGCGGATTTCATGGCGGTGCAGGAGGTTTAGATTACGGTTTTGGAGGAGGCGGCGTTGGTGGCGCAGGACATCAATACAATAATGGAGGTGGTAATTATAGAGGTGAAGGACATGGCGGACTTGGAG gtACTACTGGTGGATATCACGGAAATGCCGGGCTAGGTGGTTTTGGAAGTGGAAATGGCGGATACACTGGAAACGGAGGACATGGAGGACACGGAGGATACCATGGATCCGGCGGATATAAAGTTCCAATTTACTCACAGGGTGGTACCATACCAACCAATGGATACACCGGAACAGGTTCTGGAGCATCAGCAACAGCAGGCGCTAGTTCTCAAGCTAATg gtGCCGGATTTGGAGGCCCAGGAAAAGGAGGAAATTACCATCAAGGTGGTTATCAtagtggtggtggtggtggtggtggagGTTTTGAGCATGATATTGGTTTTGGAGGATTAGGAACAAATGTTCTAGGTACTGGTAATGGTGACCATGGATTAAATGTGGGATTTGGTGTTGGAGGAGGTTTTACTCCCGATTCAGGTTTCGGTGTTGTTGGTGGAGGTCATAAAGGTCACGGTGGAGTAAGTGGTTCTGCTGAAGGTCACAGTTCGGCTGGTGGACATGGTAATAGTGGAGGATTTGGCCTCACTGACGGTCATACTGGCTCTGCCGGAAGTTATGGAGGTGGTGGAGGAAGCTATGGAATTGGCGGTGGTAATGGAGCAGATAGTTCTGCTGGTGGACATGGTAGCAGCGGAGGATTTGGTCATGCAGGCTCTGGTGGAAGTTATGGAAATGGTGGAGGAACATTTGGAATTGGTAGTGGTCATGGTGGAGTAAGTGGTTCTGCTGAAGGTCATAGTTCTGCCGGAGGTCATGGTAATTCAGGAGGATTTGGTATCTCTGACGGTCATACAGGCCCTACTTCCGTAGGTCACGGAACTGGTGGAGGATCATTTGGAATTGATGGTGGTCATGGTGATTTTGGAATAAATGGAGGTTATAAAGAACAGGGAGGTTTTGGTACTGGAGGTACTGGAGGTTATGGTGGAGGTTCAGGATTTGGATCTAATAGTAATGTTAATGCTAATAGTAATGCTAATGCTAATGCCAATGCCAATGCTAATGCTCAATCACAAGCCG gTGGCGTTGGCGGTGGCGGTGGCGGATTCCAATATCCTTCAGGTGGATATAACCACCAAGGTAGTGGTGGTGTAGGGTTTAAACTTCCTCCTCTTGATCCTTGTTTTGCACCTGGTTCCATTAATT gTCCCGTACATGGACAACAACAGGGATACGGGCACGGTTATAATAATCAAGGAGCTAGTGGGGGATACAACAATCATGGAAACACTGGATACCACGGCTACGGAGGCAGTCCTAGTTACGGTGGCGGTTCCGGAAGCTCTAGTGCGGTTGCAAATTCTAACGCGAACGCTCAAGGCCCTAACACCAAAGCAGACGCCAATGCTAACGCTTTATCCAATGGATTTGGTGGCCCAGCAATTGCCAACGCTCACGCTAGTGCTAACACCAATGGTGGCGGTTTTGGTGACCC
- the LOC123261183 gene encoding glycine-rich cell wall structural protein 1.8-like isoform X1 — protein sequence MATSKLSFGLLALLVLTTNAQVFRNRRFASSSSSSSSSSSSGLRDGQTYTKTDTKTTGLGKADANAAAMNHDGIYFNDGDQGSYHGGFHGGAGGLDYGFGGGGVGGAGHQYNNGGGNYRGEGHGGLGGNNGGDSGSSGVGGIGGIGGGGGGVGIGGANANANANANVNANANANANANANANANANANAAASGIAGGAGGTTGGYHGNAGLGGFGSGNGGYTGNGGHGGHGGYHGSGGYKVPIYSQGGTIPTNGYTGTGSGASATAGASSQANGAGFGGPGKGGNYHQGGYHSGGGGGGGGFEHDIGFGGLGTNVLGTGNGDHGLNVGFGVGGGFTPDSGFGVVGGGHKGHGGVSGSAEGHSSAGGHGNSGGFGLTDGHTGSAGSYGGGGGSYGIGGGNGADSSAGGHGSSGGFGHAGSGGSYGNGGGTFGIGSGHGGVSGSAEGHSSAGGHGNSGGFGISDGHTGPTSVGHGTGGGSFGIDGGHGDFGINGGYKEQGGFGTGGTGGYGGGSGFGSNSNVNANSNANANANANANAQSQAGGVGGGGGGFQYPSGGYNHQGSGGVGFKLPPLDPCFAPGSINCPVHGQQQGYGHGYNNQGASGGYNNHGNTGYHGYGGSPSYGGGSGSSSAVANSNANAQGPNTKADANANALSNGFGGPAIANAHASANTNGGGFGDPFFHSRLGDEADKEQPSDSSKKAPEVNQSGTFEGAKGVYSSSSSGVDNSGKGTYHVEAGKIN from the exons ATGGCAACAAGTAAACTAAGTTTCGGGCTCCTGGCCCTCCTGGTTTTAACTACCAATGCTCAAG TTTTCCGTAACAGAAGATTTGCGAGTTCATCAAGCAGCTCATCATCCAGCTCGAGTAGTGGTTTAAGAGATGGTCAAACTTACACCAAAACCGACACCAAGACGACGGGTCTCGGCAAAGCAGACGCTAATGCTGCGGCGATGAACCATGATGGAATATATTTTAACGACGGTGATCAAGGTTCATATCACGGCGGATTTCATGGCGGTGCAGGAGGTTTAGATTACGGTTTTGGAGGAGGCGGCGTTGGTGGCGCAGGACATCAATACAATAATGGAGGTGGTAATTATAGAGGTGAAGGACATGGCGGACTTGGAGGTAATAATGGTGGTGATTCTGGAAGTAGTGGTGTTGGTGGTATTGGTGGTattggtggtggtggtggtggtgttGGTATTGGGGGTGCTAATGCTAATGCCAATGCCAATGCCAATGTTAATGCAAACGCAAACGCAAATGCAAATGCAAATGCTAATGCAAATGCAAATGCTAATGCTAATGCTGCAGCATCTGGTATAGCTGGTGGAGCTGGAg gtACTACTGGTGGATATCACGGAAATGCCGGGCTAGGTGGTTTTGGAAGTGGAAATGGCGGATACACTGGAAACGGAGGACATGGAGGACACGGAGGATACCATGGATCCGGCGGATATAAAGTTCCAATTTACTCACAGGGTGGTACCATACCAACCAATGGATACACCGGAACAGGTTCTGGAGCATCAGCAACAGCAGGCGCTAGTTCTCAAGCTAATg gtGCCGGATTTGGAGGCCCAGGAAAAGGAGGAAATTACCATCAAGGTGGTTATCAtagtggtggtggtggtggtggtggagGTTTTGAGCATGATATTGGTTTTGGAGGATTAGGAACAAATGTTCTAGGTACTGGTAATGGTGACCATGGATTAAATGTGGGATTTGGTGTTGGAGGAGGTTTTACTCCCGATTCAGGTTTCGGTGTTGTTGGTGGAGGTCATAAAGGTCACGGTGGAGTAAGTGGTTCTGCTGAAGGTCACAGTTCGGCTGGTGGACATGGTAATAGTGGAGGATTTGGCCTCACTGACGGTCATACTGGCTCTGCCGGAAGTTATGGAGGTGGTGGAGGAAGCTATGGAATTGGCGGTGGTAATGGAGCAGATAGTTCTGCTGGTGGACATGGTAGCAGCGGAGGATTTGGTCATGCAGGCTCTGGTGGAAGTTATGGAAATGGTGGAGGAACATTTGGAATTGGTAGTGGTCATGGTGGAGTAAGTGGTTCTGCTGAAGGTCATAGTTCTGCCGGAGGTCATGGTAATTCAGGAGGATTTGGTATCTCTGACGGTCATACAGGCCCTACTTCCGTAGGTCACGGAACTGGTGGAGGATCATTTGGAATTGATGGTGGTCATGGTGATTTTGGAATAAATGGAGGTTATAAAGAACAGGGAGGTTTTGGTACTGGAGGTACTGGAGGTTATGGTGGAGGTTCAGGATTTGGATCTAATAGTAATGTTAATGCTAATAGTAATGCTAATGCTAATGCCAATGCCAATGCTAATGCTCAATCACAAGCCG gTGGCGTTGGCGGTGGCGGTGGCGGATTCCAATATCCTTCAGGTGGATATAACCACCAAGGTAGTGGTGGTGTAGGGTTTAAACTTCCTCCTCTTGATCCTTGTTTTGCACCTGGTTCCATTAATT gTCCCGTACATGGACAACAACAGGGATACGGGCACGGTTATAATAATCAAGGAGCTAGTGGGGGATACAACAATCATGGAAACACTGGATACCACGGCTACGGAGGCAGTCCTAGTTACGGTGGCGGTTCCGGAAGCTCTAGTGCGGTTGCAAATTCTAACGCGAACGCTCAAGGCCCTAACACCAAAGCAGACGCCAATGCTAACGCTTTATCCAATGGATTTGGTGGCCCAGCAATTGCCAACGCTCACGCTAGTGCTAACACCAATGGTGGCGGTTTTGGTGACCC